In the genome of Pseudomonas putida, one region contains:
- a CDS encoding ShlB/FhaC/HecB family hemolysin secretion/activation protein — MRSGQVTAQGFALCVVFSNLVGSAWASPGDQDLIRERQNRLLEEQQRRLEELRSLPGKAAQPASSERPEDVRCFDISTIELKGADSLSASNRQALLKPFIGQCLDVSDLNALLKAITDLYLARGLVTSRAYLPQQDLSSGHLQVIVVEGRLEGFRPDDSSGLSERELAMAFPGSTGQLLNLREIEQMIDQLNRLPSNQAKMELTPGEAVGGSRALVRNTPQKPWRASLSRNNEGQRSTGEQQANMGFEWDSPLGLADQLVLRGGHDVVSDHTQGSNNRVLYYNLPWGWWNFSYSYSESEYRSTARANSFAFKQTGDNQNHQLRAERVVHRDAVSKTALNVGIAHLRTNNYIEDTRLDASSNRLSDAQFGINHGRRLGRAFVNLDLGIQQGIGAFDAQDNGHPRPGEPVARYRKYSATLSFIQGFELLGERLSFSSLANGQRSEDVLFSPQRISLGGLASIRGFKDQSLSGDSGGYWRNDLRWSRPVTWPSLRPIVAEYGMGLGYDLGVIRNDRYNGDFHGRASSHSLELFARGEHLAASVTFARSLEQPDALPDKEHPVYLRLDLFI, encoded by the coding sequence ATGAGGAGCGGTCAGGTTACTGCGCAAGGGTTTGCCTTGTGTGTTGTGTTCAGCAATCTTGTCGGTTCGGCCTGGGCTTCGCCAGGTGACCAGGACCTGATCCGCGAGCGGCAGAACCGCCTGCTCGAAGAGCAACAGCGTCGACTCGAGGAGCTGCGTTCTTTGCCTGGTAAGGCTGCCCAGCCCGCATCCTCCGAGCGGCCGGAAGACGTGCGCTGCTTCGACATCAGCACCATCGAACTCAAAGGCGCTGACAGCCTGTCGGCCAGTAACCGTCAGGCACTGCTCAAGCCTTTCATCGGCCAATGCCTGGACGTGTCCGACCTCAACGCTTTGCTCAAAGCCATCACCGACCTGTACTTGGCGCGCGGCTTGGTGACCAGCCGCGCCTACTTGCCCCAGCAGGACCTGTCGTCCGGCCATTTGCAAGTGATAGTCGTGGAAGGGCGTCTGGAAGGTTTTCGCCCCGACGACAGCAGTGGCCTGTCCGAACGTGAGCTGGCCATGGCCTTCCCTGGTTCGACGGGCCAGTTGCTCAATCTGCGTGAGATCGAGCAGATGATCGATCAGCTCAATCGCTTGCCGTCGAACCAGGCGAAGATGGAACTGACCCCAGGCGAAGCGGTCGGCGGTAGCCGGGCGCTGGTGCGCAATACTCCGCAAAAGCCTTGGCGTGCCTCGCTGTCGCGCAACAACGAAGGCCAACGCAGCACGGGCGAGCAGCAAGCCAATATGGGGTTTGAATGGGACAGTCCGCTTGGCCTGGCCGACCAACTGGTGCTGCGTGGGGGCCATGATGTGGTCAGCGACCACACGCAAGGGTCGAACAACCGCGTGCTGTACTACAACCTGCCGTGGGGGTGGTGGAACTTCAGCTACAGCTACAGCGAAAGCGAATACCGCTCAACAGCACGGGCTAACAGCTTTGCCTTCAAGCAAACCGGTGACAACCAAAACCACCAACTGCGCGCTGAGCGCGTGGTACACCGTGACGCAGTCAGCAAGACCGCTTTGAACGTCGGGATCGCCCACCTGCGTACCAACAACTACATCGAAGATACCCGTCTGGACGCTAGCAGCAATCGCCTCAGCGATGCGCAGTTCGGCATCAACCATGGCCGGCGCCTGGGTAGGGCTTTCGTGAACCTCGATCTCGGTATTCAGCAGGGCATCGGTGCTTTCGATGCCCAGGACAATGGTCATCCGCGGCCCGGCGAGCCGGTTGCGCGTTATCGCAAATACAGCGCGACCCTCAGCTTCATCCAAGGCTTCGAGCTGCTTGGCGAGCGCCTGAGCTTCAGTAGCCTGGCCAATGGCCAGCGCAGCGAGGATGTGCTGTTCAGCCCGCAACGCATCAGCCTCGGTGGCCTGGCTTCGATTCGGGGGTTCAAGGACCAGTCGCTGTCCGGCGACAGCGGTGGTTACTGGCGCAACGATCTGCGCTGGAGTCGACCGGTCACCTGGCCCTCTTTGCGGCCGATCGTCGCCGAGTACGGCATGGGTCTGGGTTACGACTTGGGTGTGATCCGCAATGACCGCTACAACGGCGACTTCCATGGGCGTGCCAGCAGCCACTCGCTGGAATTGTTCGCCCGGGGCGAGCACCTCGCGGCCAGCGTGACCTTCGCCCGCAGCCTGGAGCAGCCCGATGCGCTGCCCGACAAGGAACACCCGGTGTATTTGCGCCTGGACCTTTTCATCTGA
- a CDS encoding tyrosine-type recombinase/integrase → MADFIFRKRDESTWYVRLAVPVDVQKIIGKKVFVQSLKTASRPEAIHASHAHLALWRNQIRGARKAKEAPDGWQESIVAATTEVETLIQSRKRAAIGEVVPAMSVTDSDVQAFRQANPDIVTLIEKWEDTQPGNDIAGDLRLQDTLQAGFKAMLERSFRAKHSLTVEQQQELVSLIESPTSYQKKSPLTTARLLSFRAYRLDKKIAEKTVDQQESKLRKLSEYLTTNQAPLDTDTVADWLKSLELSSKTLTQYLLAGSVFWKWANRYDERWRADYKGRVNPFENHDLPKVRAKDRAASKRKDYSLEDLEVLYDAAQKRGLHVLADLILLGFYTGARIEELCQLTTNNVVTQEKILCFDFPDSKTYAGIRYVPVHPALKPIVKRLQRDSVDDYLIHSTSRNKYKNRSDPLSKAFGRLKTAHGFGKQHVFHSFRGTVVTQLQRANVPGPLIAQIVGHETGTVTYDVYSQGASPLQKLKAISKLPRLKPPAKTDTTPPVT, encoded by the coding sequence GTGGCGGACTTCATCTTCAGAAAACGGGACGAATCGACTTGGTATGTGCGCTTGGCCGTACCTGTAGACGTTCAAAAGATCATTGGAAAAAAGGTGTTCGTTCAGTCACTGAAGACTGCGTCCCGCCCTGAGGCTATCCATGCCAGTCATGCACATTTGGCGCTATGGCGGAACCAAATCCGAGGCGCACGAAAGGCGAAGGAAGCTCCTGATGGATGGCAGGAATCTATCGTTGCTGCCACGACCGAAGTCGAGACATTGATCCAAAGCCGAAAGCGCGCGGCAATTGGCGAAGTGGTGCCTGCTATGTCAGTCACAGATTCAGATGTTCAGGCGTTCAGACAGGCTAATCCAGACATCGTGACCCTGATTGAAAAGTGGGAGGATACCCAACCGGGAAACGACATCGCGGGCGATTTGCGTTTGCAAGATACCCTGCAAGCTGGGTTCAAAGCCATGCTTGAACGTTCGTTCCGTGCGAAGCACAGCTTGACCGTGGAGCAACAACAGGAATTGGTATCCCTGATCGAGTCTCCGACCAGCTACCAAAAAAAATCTCCGCTGACCACAGCAAGACTGCTGTCATTTCGGGCTTACAGACTTGACAAGAAAATCGCCGAGAAAACAGTGGATCAACAAGAATCCAAGTTGCGAAAACTTTCGGAGTATCTAACGACTAATCAAGCCCCTCTGGATACTGATACGGTGGCGGATTGGTTAAAATCACTTGAATTATCAAGTAAAACCCTGACCCAATATCTGTTGGCAGGCAGCGTATTTTGGAAATGGGCAAATCGTTATGATGAACGCTGGCGAGCCGATTACAAAGGTCGAGTAAACCCATTCGAAAACCATGATTTGCCCAAAGTACGAGCTAAAGACAGGGCTGCCAGCAAACGGAAAGACTACAGCCTTGAAGATCTAGAAGTATTGTACGATGCGGCCCAAAAGCGGGGGCTGCACGTTTTGGCGGACTTGATTCTCTTGGGTTTTTACACGGGCGCTCGTATAGAAGAACTATGCCAGTTGACTACTAATAATGTTGTAACCCAAGAAAAAATTCTATGCTTTGACTTCCCTGATAGCAAAACCTACGCAGGCATTCGATATGTCCCAGTACATCCTGCACTCAAACCAATTGTAAAACGACTACAAAGAGACTCAGTTGATGACTACTTGATACACTCGACGAGTCGTAACAAGTATAAAAACCGGTCAGATCCTCTTTCAAAGGCATTCGGTCGCCTCAAGACAGCCCATGGATTTGGCAAGCAGCACGTTTTCCATAGCTTCCGGGGAACTGTAGTCACACAACTGCAGAGAGCCAATGTGCCTGGACCACTGATCGCACAGATCGTCGGGCATGAAACGGGCACCGTGACATATGATGTGTACAGCCAAGGGGCAAGCCCACTGCAAAAGCTCAAAGCAATTTCCAAATTGCCACGACTGAAACCACCGGCCAAGACCGACACTACGCCCCCAGTCACCTGA
- a CDS encoding recombinase family protein codes for MKSHLYLRASTKDQDALRAKASLEAFVAEKGLLVAGVYSENISGTTLDRPELMRMLDEAQTGECIVCESVDRLSRLSQSDWETLKAKIKAKGLRLVIADLPTSHMQIEDKGMTGQIMDVINSMLLDLMATMARLDQEKRVERIRQGLENKRLADPSWTPKGKGRNVEKWTKVQMLIEKHPNMSANDIAKLADVGVATVYRIKRGA; via the coding sequence TTGAAATCACACCTGTACCTCCGGGCCAGCACCAAAGACCAAGACGCATTAAGGGCCAAAGCTAGCCTGGAAGCATTCGTAGCCGAGAAAGGTCTTCTTGTCGCTGGCGTGTATTCGGAAAACATCAGTGGCACAACGTTAGATCGGCCTGAACTAATGCGGATGCTGGATGAAGCGCAGACTGGTGAGTGCATCGTGTGTGAAAGCGTTGACCGTTTAAGCCGCTTGTCCCAGTCGGATTGGGAAACACTGAAGGCCAAGATCAAAGCAAAGGGCTTACGATTGGTGATCGCAGATTTACCTACAAGTCACATGCAGATTGAAGACAAGGGGATGACAGGTCAGATCATGGACGTGATCAACAGCATGCTGTTGGACCTCATGGCAACGATGGCTCGCCTTGATCAGGAAAAGCGGGTTGAACGGATTAGACAAGGCTTGGAAAACAAACGCCTTGCGGACCCAAGCTGGACGCCAAAGGGTAAGGGAAGAAATGTGGAAAAATGGACAAAGGTCCAGATGCTAATTGAAAAGCACCCAAATATGTCTGCGAATGACATTGCCAAACTTGCAGACGTCGGAGTTGCCACGGTCTACCGGATCAAGCGTGGGGCTTAA
- a CDS encoding XRE family transcriptional regulator, translated as MMKPLIEMDGVFKGSQLRLARHYWGKTLNDIAEDIGTTRQYVSQLENGKGKLKLDDPTIKDLARSLHVAPTFFFKPVGVSLSEEQAHFRKLATTKASMKQKVLARGTVFDQLVEFIDTKVRLPAVDFPDESGAETTEEIEQAAERLRSYWGLGFGPISHMVRVVERAGAVVTLFQDTSTEVDALSITSRRPVIVRNEAKQSPFRLRFDIAHELGHLVLHEGQVTGDRKTESEANRFASAFLIPRSTFLKAFPRRGSRLDWVGISKMKMDFQVSKAAIIYRAKALGLIDDYQYRGAVIYLKNQGEGITEKEDPFCVREQPEMIKTALKVLYEHHGITHEALAEQLGITPEFLAEVLPTGLDIQKPTNLTPRSGLKLVK; from the coding sequence ATGATGAAGCCGTTGATAGAAATGGACGGGGTGTTTAAGGGTAGTCAGCTACGCCTGGCCCGCCATTACTGGGGAAAAACCCTAAACGACATCGCTGAAGATATAGGTACGACGCGCCAATATGTGTCACAGCTAGAGAATGGGAAAGGAAAGCTAAAGCTTGACGACCCGACTATCAAAGACCTGGCGCGGTCGCTTCATGTAGCCCCGACGTTTTTCTTTAAGCCCGTCGGAGTTTCTCTATCTGAAGAACAAGCTCACTTCCGTAAGCTGGCAACAACAAAGGCCAGCATGAAGCAGAAGGTTTTAGCACGAGGTACCGTATTTGATCAGCTTGTAGAGTTCATCGATACCAAGGTACGTTTGCCAGCTGTGGACTTCCCAGACGAATCAGGAGCTGAAACGACTGAAGAAATTGAACAAGCGGCTGAGCGGTTACGTTCATACTGGGGATTGGGTTTTGGACCAATCTCTCATATGGTTAGAGTTGTAGAGCGTGCCGGTGCGGTTGTGACGCTTTTTCAAGACACTTCAACAGAGGTTGATGCGCTTTCAATCACCTCTCGTAGACCTGTCATTGTAAGGAATGAAGCAAAGCAGAGCCCGTTTCGGTTACGATTCGACATCGCTCACGAACTTGGTCATTTAGTACTACATGAAGGACAAGTCACCGGTGATCGCAAAACAGAGTCCGAAGCCAACCGTTTTGCATCAGCATTTCTGATACCAAGATCAACATTCTTGAAAGCTTTTCCTCGACGAGGAAGTAGACTGGACTGGGTTGGTATTAGCAAAATGAAAATGGACTTCCAGGTAAGCAAGGCAGCGATAATCTACCGTGCGAAAGCGCTGGGTCTCATAGATGACTATCAGTACCGGGGTGCCGTGATTTACTTGAAGAATCAGGGTGAAGGAATAACTGAGAAGGAAGACCCGTTTTGTGTCCGTGAACAACCTGAAATGATCAAAACAGCTCTGAAGGTGTTATACGAACATCACGGCATCACACATGAAGCCCTAGCGGAACAACTCGGTATCACACCAGAATTTCTGGCAGAGGTTCTACCGACTGGCTTGGACATACAGAAGCCTACCAATTTGACACCTCGCTCAGGGCTCAAATTGGTCAAGTAA